Proteins encoded by one window of Salmonirosea aquatica:
- the rpmA gene encoding 50S ribosomal protein L27, with translation MAHKKGVGSSKNGRDSNPKYLGVKLFGGQHAKAGSIIVRQRGTKHNPGRNVGVGRDHTLFALVEGHVVFKKKAGNKSYVSIEPIAVAEPEAAEA, from the coding sequence ATGGCACATAAGAAAGGTGTAGGTAGTTCCAAAAACGGACGGGATTCGAATCCTAAATATCTGGGCGTTAAGCTTTTTGGTGGACAGCACGCCAAGGCTGGCAGCATCATTGTCCGTCAGCGGGGTACGAAACACAATCCAGGCCGCAATGTCGGCGTGGGGCGTGACCACACGTTGTTTGCATTGGTGGAAGGCCACGTAGTGTTCAAAAAGAAAGCCGGCAATAAGTCGTACGTTTCGATTGAACCCATCGCAGTAGCCGAGCCCGAAGCCGCTGAGGCATAG
- a CDS encoding ABC transporter permease, which translates to MTNRFPALRAELLKNRHSTITKVTIAAFGLAPLMGGVFMLILSDPEATAQAGALSAKARLMSFSVDWTSYFGLLTQAMGVGGVLIFGFVASWLFGREYSEGTAKDLLSLPTSRARIIHAKFVVYALWCLTLMVSNLLIGLLIGLIVQLPGSPFPALGAMLPHHLITTVLTISLGTPVALLALWGKGYLAPLGFVSFMAVIAQIIAAAGYGHYFPWTIAGLFSGISQEAVLQLNGVSYMILAATSLVGYFCTVLYWNRADQAK; encoded by the coding sequence ATGACGAACCGATTTCCGGCCCTGCGCGCTGAACTCCTCAAAAACAGACATTCTACCATTACTAAGGTCACGATTGCCGCTTTTGGCCTGGCGCCTTTGATGGGTGGCGTATTTATGCTGATACTCTCCGACCCCGAAGCCACCGCCCAGGCAGGTGCCCTGAGTGCCAAGGCGCGGCTGATGAGTTTTTCGGTGGACTGGACATCGTACTTCGGCTTACTGACTCAAGCTATGGGGGTAGGTGGGGTACTGATTTTTGGCTTTGTGGCGAGTTGGTTGTTTGGCCGGGAGTACTCCGAAGGTACCGCTAAAGACTTGCTGTCACTACCTACCTCCCGCGCCCGGATTATCCATGCCAAATTCGTCGTCTATGCGCTTTGGTGTCTGACTCTGATGGTCTCCAACCTGCTGATTGGCCTATTGATCGGCCTGATTGTTCAGCTACCCGGTTCTCCTTTTCCGGCACTCGGTGCGATGCTTCCTCATCATCTTATTACCACGGTGCTGACCATAAGCCTGGGTACTCCTGTTGCCCTGCTGGCTCTGTGGGGGAAAGGGTACCTGGCCCCTCTGGGGTTTGTGTCCTTTATGGCGGTGATTGCCCAGATTATTGCGGCAGCAGGCTACGGGCATTATTTTCCATGGACGATTGCCGGCCTGTTCAGCGGTATCAGCCAGGAGGCAGTATTACAATTGAACGGCGTGAGTTATATGATACTAGCCGCTACCAGCCTCGTCGGTTATTTTTGTACGGTGCTGTACTGGAATCGGGCGGATCAGGCGAAATGA
- a CDS encoding NifU family protein — MLNRPIYIYTELSPNPNSMKFVLNFELVPDGLSFDYPSHAAAMEEGKASPLAADLFQFPHVQRVFIASNFVTITKDDDSAWEEVLYDTKQFLKIYFEENQPVFEPKTIESNTLVVEANDTETVQKIKAALDQYVRPAVESDGGAINFHSFDEDSGAVKVLLQGSCSGCPSSTLTLKSGIENLLTRMVPGVKTVVAEGV, encoded by the coding sequence ATGTTGAATCGTCCAATCTATATTTATACGGAACTGAGTCCCAATCCTAATTCCATGAAATTCGTCCTGAATTTCGAGTTGGTACCTGACGGACTGTCGTTTGACTACCCGTCGCACGCCGCAGCTATGGAAGAGGGTAAAGCCTCGCCCCTGGCGGCCGACCTTTTTCAGTTTCCCCACGTGCAGCGGGTATTTATTGCGAGTAATTTCGTTACGATTACCAAGGATGACGACAGCGCCTGGGAAGAGGTACTGTACGATACCAAGCAGTTTTTGAAGATATACTTTGAAGAAAACCAGCCGGTCTTTGAGCCCAAAACCATAGAAAGCAACACGCTGGTGGTGGAGGCCAATGATACCGAAACCGTGCAGAAAATCAAGGCAGCTTTGGACCAGTATGTACGCCCGGCGGTGGAGTCGGACGGCGGCGCGATCAACTTTCATTCCTTCGATGAAGATTCAGGTGCCGTAAAGGTACTACTACAAGGCTCGTGCAGCGGCTGTCCATCTTCGACCCTGACGCTCAAATCGGGCATCGAAAATCTGCTGACCCGCATGGTACCCGGTGTGAAAACGGTAGTAGCGGAGGGAGTTTGA
- the rplU gene encoding 50S ribosomal protein L21 has translation MYAIVEIAGQQFKVEKGRTIFTHRLEGDADAALVFDKVLLVDDGGAIQIGAPGIEGITVNATILEHLKGEKVIVFKKKRRKGYRKKNGHRQYLTKIRIDDILV, from the coding sequence ATGTACGCAATCGTAGAAATCGCAGGTCAGCAATTTAAGGTAGAAAAGGGCCGCACCATCTTCACGCACAGGCTGGAAGGGGATGCGGACGCTGCACTTGTTTTCGACAAAGTCCTCCTCGTCGACGACGGAGGCGCGATCCAGATCGGTGCCCCCGGGATCGAGGGTATCACTGTAAACGCCACGATTCTGGAACACCTTAAAGGTGAGAAAGTAATCGTTTTCAAAAAGAAACGCCGCAAGGGTTACCGTAAGAAAAACGGTCACCGTCAGTACCTGACGAAAATCCGGATTGACGATATTTTAGTATAG
- a CDS encoding ABC transporter ATP-binding protein gives MEFITTSALTKKYGPTLAVDEISLRVEEGEMYGFLGLNGAGKTTLIRMLLGMIRPDGGEVRLFGQKVNRSFNAWNQVGYLVETPYAYPNLSVLENLKVYYHLRQLKDPGLIDRIIEKLKLNPYRYKKAAQLSLGNQQRLGLAKALMHEPKLLILDEPMNGLDPEGIVEVRQLLRELVSTGSTVFLSSHLLSEMAKVASRVAIIHQGRLVKEISTHDLAKQLIQKVLVDTRDNPRAVAYLAEAGTEASLNSEQEIEILDEKAIRNPEMITKLLAEKGLPPRQVYTFTEDLESYFLHTIKP, from the coding sequence ATGGAATTCATTACGACCTCAGCCCTCACGAAGAAGTACGGCCCTACTCTGGCGGTCGATGAGATTTCCCTTCGCGTCGAGGAAGGCGAGATGTACGGGTTTCTGGGGTTGAACGGAGCGGGCAAGACTACCCTGATCAGAATGTTGCTTGGCATGATCCGACCCGATGGGGGAGAAGTAAGGCTTTTTGGTCAAAAGGTCAACCGGTCCTTCAACGCCTGGAATCAGGTCGGTTATTTGGTAGAAACGCCTTATGCCTATCCCAATCTTTCGGTACTTGAAAACCTCAAAGTTTATTACCACTTACGACAGTTGAAAGACCCCGGTCTGATTGACCGGATCATCGAAAAGCTCAAACTGAACCCGTACAGGTATAAAAAAGCGGCGCAACTGTCTTTGGGCAATCAGCAAAGGCTGGGACTGGCCAAGGCCCTCATGCACGAACCCAAACTGCTCATACTGGACGAACCCATGAACGGGCTCGACCCCGAGGGAATTGTGGAGGTGCGACAGCTGTTGCGGGAGTTGGTGTCCACCGGCTCGACGGTCTTCCTGTCGAGTCATCTGCTGAGCGAAATGGCCAAAGTAGCTAGTCGCGTCGCGATCATCCATCAGGGTAGGTTGGTCAAAGAGATATCCACCCACGATTTGGCTAAACAACTGATTCAGAAGGTACTGGTAGATACCCGCGACAATCCGCGGGCGGTCGCTTACTTGGCCGAAGCAGGTACGGAGGCCAGTCTGAACAGCGAACAGGAAATAGAAATTTTGGACGAAAAAGCCATCAGGAACCCCGAAATGATTACAAAACTCTTGGCAGAGAAAGGTTTACCTCCCCGCCAGGTATATACCTTCACGGAGGATCTGGAATCGTATTTTCTTCATACCATCAAGCCGTAA